One part of the Treponema peruense genome encodes these proteins:
- a CDS encoding ABC transporter ATP-binding protein, whose amino-acid sequence MLKVEHVSKTFNPGTITERKALRDISLTLNDGDFVTVIGGNGAGKSTLLNLIAGVHFCDEGSILLDGEDITAQPEYVRAKYLGRVFQDPMMGTCASMEIQENLALAYRRGKKRGLGWGITPAEREEYKKQLSLLELGLENRMSAKVGLLSGGQRQALTLLMATLQKPRLLLLDEHTAALDPKTAHKVLELTEHFVKRDHLTTFMVTHNMKNAIHYGNRLIMMLDGKIVYEASGEEKQNLQVSDLLQKFQTASGNEDAVSDRMMLS is encoded by the coding sequence ATGCTTAAAGTTGAACATGTTTCAAAAACCTTTAATCCTGGTACAATAACAGAGCGCAAGGCTCTCAGAGATATAAGTCTTACGCTGAATGACGGCGATTTTGTCACTGTTATCGGCGGTAACGGAGCGGGAAAGTCAACTCTGCTCAATCTTATTGCCGGCGTTCACTTTTGTGACGAAGGTTCAATTCTTCTGGACGGTGAAGATATTACTGCCCAGCCTGAATATGTACGTGCAAAATACCTGGGACGCGTTTTTCAGGACCCGATGATGGGAACCTGCGCTTCCATGGAAATTCAGGAAAATCTTGCACTTGCATACCGCCGCGGAAAAAAGCGTGGTCTTGGCTGGGGGATAACACCTGCCGAGCGTGAAGAATACAAAAAACAGCTTTCACTTCTGGAACTAGGGCTTGAAAACAGAATGTCTGCAAAAGTAGGACTTCTTTCGGGAGGTCAGCGACAGGCTCTTACACTGCTTATGGCGACTTTGCAGAAACCTAGGCTTCTTCTGCTTGACGAACATACAGCTGCCCTTGACCCGAAAACAGCACACAAAGTTCTGGAACTTACCGAGCATTTTGTAAAGCGCGACCATCTTACTACCTTTATGGTCACCCACAATATGAAAAATGCAATCCACTATGGCAACCGCCTTATTATGATGCTTGACGGAAAAATTGTGTACGAAGCCAGTGGAGAAGAAAAACAGAATCTTCAGGTTTCTGACCTTCTTCAGAAATTTCAGACAGCCAGCGGAAACGAAGATGCGGTTTCTGACAGAATGATGCTCAGCTGA
- a CDS encoding DEAD/DEAH box helicase codes for MPSEEIGADESRENDSDAISFADLGLDEITLAAIERKGFVTPSPIQVLAIPRLLNGDANVIARARTGTGKTAAFGLPLVQQLRSEGDHVRAVILEPTRELAMQTCTEMASFSTGKYPRTAVVYGGASIGEQIRSLKRGVEIVVGTPGRVQDLIDRGVLNLDKIDYFILDEGDEMLDMGFVDDIENIFSCANPDCRVLLFSATIPAPILKIAQKFMGDYEIVEEEGHEEEPLLIEQKYWMVRENEKVEALVRLIDISPDFFGLVFVQKKTDADYVCKALDEKGYQVAALHGDIPQGQREKILARFRSKKTRILVATDVAARGIDIEGLTHVVNYELPFDGPTYVHRIGRTGRAGATGMAITFVRPEEKRRLGYLRSAIRRSAKGEMNEGTIPSVEDVLTAKRGRLFDDIKNSLGLNAERAASLENTDTENAEEASVPHLRKGDPIFETMAEELCSGQNAQEVVASLLSATYGGMLSKNRYGKINTVSGGRNFDRSDRGDRRERDRGSRRSVTVGDDQIRLYVQMGWQDGYNPRKIADYFSNLLNIQGRQVDNIDMADRFCLLSLPVEAGKKALELSASDSGIPHMHQDTKVDFAGRGDSFGRRRGGRRDFDRGDRRDRGFRDRDRNRDGFRSRGAKGGSHSRPGVHTATQRSGQASFFKKSSSSQEY; via the coding sequence ATGCCCTCAGAAGAAATCGGTGCTGATGAATCCAGAGAAAATGATTCTGATGCAATTTCTTTTGCGGACCTTGGACTTGATGAGATAACTCTTGCTGCAATTGAACGCAAGGGTTTTGTTACACCTTCTCCTATTCAGGTACTGGCAATTCCGCGCCTTTTGAACGGAGATGCCAATGTTATTGCACGTGCTCGTACCGGTACAGGCAAAACGGCGGCTTTTGGACTCCCGCTTGTACAGCAGCTTAGAAGTGAAGGCGACCACGTAAGGGCAGTTATTCTTGAGCCTACACGTGAACTTGCCATGCAGACCTGTACAGAAATGGCTTCTTTTTCTACAGGGAAATATCCGCGTACAGCTGTAGTTTACGGTGGTGCTTCTATTGGAGAGCAGATACGTTCACTTAAGCGCGGTGTAGAAATTGTTGTCGGAACTCCGGGACGTGTTCAGGATTTGATTGACCGCGGCGTTCTTAACCTTGACAAGATTGACTATTTTATTCTTGACGAAGGCGACGAAATGCTTGACATGGGATTTGTTGATGACATCGAAAATATTTTTTCATGTGCAAATCCTGACTGCCGCGTTCTTTTGTTTAGTGCGACAATTCCCGCTCCTATTCTTAAGATTGCCCAGAAGTTTATGGGTGACTACGAGATTGTAGAAGAAGAGGGACATGAAGAAGAGCCGCTTCTTATTGAACAGAAATACTGGATGGTGCGCGAAAACGAAAAAGTCGAAGCTCTTGTGCGCCTTATTGATATTTCGCCGGATTTCTTTGGACTTGTTTTTGTTCAGAAAAAGACAGATGCCGATTATGTCTGCAAGGCTCTGGACGAAAAAGGTTACCAGGTTGCAGCCCTTCACGGTGATATTCCCCAGGGACAGCGCGAAAAGATCCTTGCAAGATTCCGCTCAAAGAAGACACGCATTCTTGTAGCTACAGATGTTGCAGCCCGCGGAATTGACATTGAAGGACTTACACATGTCGTCAACTACGAGTTGCCGTTTGACGGTCCGACATACGTTCACCGCATCGGACGTACAGGTCGCGCCGGTGCTACGGGAATGGCAATAACTTTTGTGCGCCCTGAAGAAAAAAGACGCCTCGGTTATCTTAGAAGTGCAATCAGAAGAAGTGCAAAAGGCGAAATGAACGAGGGAACAATTCCTTCTGTTGAAGACGTTCTTACTGCAAAAAGAGGACGTCTGTTTGACGACATCAAAAACAGCCTTGGACTCAATGCAGAACGTGCCGCTTCTTTGGAAAACACAGATACAGAAAATGCAGAAGAAGCTTCTGTACCTCACCTCAGAAAGGGTGATCCTATTTTTGAAACAATGGCCGAAGAGCTCTGTTCCGGTCAGAATGCCCAGGAAGTTGTAGCTTCACTTCTTTCTGCAACATACGGCGGAATGCTCAGCAAGAATCGTTATGGAAAAATCAATACGGTTTCAGGCGGACGCAATTTTGACCGTTCTGACAGGGGAGACCGCAGAGAACGTGACCGTGGTTCCCGCAGAAGTGTTACTGTCGGTGATGACCAGATAAGGCTTTATGTTCAGATGGGATGGCAGGACGGCTACAATCCAAGAAAGATTGCAGACTACTTCAGCAACCTTCTTAACATTCAGGGACGCCAGGTAGATAACATTGATATGGCCGACAGATTCTGTCTTTTGAGTCTTCCTGTTGAAGCCGGAAAAAAGGCTCTTGAACTTTCTGCGTCAGATTCAGGAATTCCACACATGCACCAGGATACAAAGGTTGACTTTGCTGGAAGGGGTGACTCTTTTGGAAGAAGACGCGGCGGCCGACGTGACTTTGACCGCGGTGACAGACGCGACCGTGGATTCAGGGACCGCGACAGAAACCGTGACGGATTCCGTTCAAGAGGGGCAAAGGGCGGTTCGCATTCAAGACCGGGTGTACATACTGCAACCCAGCGAAGCGGACAGGCATCTTTCTTCAAGAAGTCGTCTTCGTCACAGGAATATTAA
- the fusA gene encoding elongation factor G, which translates to MSFDITKVRNIGISAHIDSGKTTLSERILFYCNKIHQIHEVHGKDGVGAVMDNMELERERGITIQSAATQVQWKDTTINLIDTPGHVDFTVEVERSLRVLDGAILVLCAVAGVQSQSITVDRQLKRYHVPRIAFVNKCDRQGANPLRVCKQLREKLGLNSYMVELPIGLEDKLQGVVDLIAMKAYYFEGNDGVDVRVAEIPAELVDEAKAKREELLDAASMFDDSLMEDIMENGYDNVDQDKIIAAIRKGTLAEQFVAVYCGSAHMNKGIQPLLDGVIRYLPNPTEVHNYGLDLDNNETQVELFNVADKPCVALAFKLDDGQYGQLTYVRIYQGKIVKGDELFNTRAQKKFKVGRIVRMNSAAMEDINEGQPGDIIALFGVDCASGDTFCGGGLNYAMTSMFVPEPVISEAITPVNKSDAANMSKALNRFTKEDPTFQTYVDPESNQTIIKGMGELHLAVYVERMKREYKCEVVVSQPEVAYRESITQRADFNYTHKKQTGGSGQYGRVAGFMEPISDKDYEFVDAIKGGAIPNEYIPSCDKGFKKALEKGSLIGAPVVGVRCTINDGQYHPVDSSDIAFQTAAIGAFREGYSKAKPVILEPIMKVQLAGPAEFQGNMFGLINQRRGVIIDSSDEAGNSTVNAEVPLSEMFGFSTILRSSTQGKAEFTMEFEKYGKVPNAVADELIKAYAEKRKAGLAK; encoded by the coding sequence ATGAGCTTTGATATTACAAAAGTACGTAATATCGGAATCAGCGCCCACATTGACTCTGGTAAAACAACACTGTCAGAACGTATCTTGTTCTACTGCAACAAGATTCATCAGATCCATGAAGTACATGGCAAAGACGGCGTTGGCGCTGTTATGGATAACATGGAACTGGAGCGTGAGCGCGGAATCACAATTCAGTCTGCAGCTACACAGGTTCAGTGGAAGGACACAACGATTAACCTTATCGACACTCCGGGCCACGTTGACTTTACAGTCGAAGTAGAACGCTCGCTCCGTGTTCTTGACGGTGCTATCCTTGTTCTCTGTGCAGTTGCCGGTGTTCAGTCACAGTCAATCACTGTAGACCGCCAGTTAAAGCGCTATCATGTTCCCCGCATCGCATTCGTTAACAAGTGCGACCGCCAGGGTGCAAATCCACTCCGTGTCTGCAAACAGCTCCGCGAAAAGCTCGGTCTTAACTCCTACATGGTAGAGCTTCCTATCGGTCTCGAAGACAAGCTCCAGGGTGTTGTAGACCTTATCGCCATGAAAGCATACTACTTCGAAGGAAACGACGGTGTAGACGTACGCGTCGCAGAAATTCCTGCAGAACTTGTTGATGAAGCAAAGGCAAAGCGCGAGGAACTCCTTGACGCAGCATCTATGTTCGATGACTCCCTCATGGAAGACATCATGGAAAACGGATACGACAACGTAGACCAGGACAAAATTATTGCAGCTATCCGCAAGGGAACACTTGCAGAGCAGTTTGTAGCCGTATACTGCGGTTCTGCCCACATGAACAAGGGTATCCAGCCGCTTCTTGACGGTGTTATCCGCTATCTGCCGAACCCGACTGAAGTACATAACTACGGTCTTGACCTTGACAACAACGAAACTCAGGTAGAGCTTTTCAATGTTGCAGACAAGCCCTGTGTTGCACTCGCATTCAAACTTGACGACGGACAGTACGGACAGCTTACTTATGTCCGCATCTACCAGGGAAAGATTGTAAAGGGTGACGAACTCTTCAATACTAGAGCACAGAAAAAGTTCAAGGTTGGTCGCATTGTCCGCATGAACTCTGCTGCAATGGAAGATATTAACGAAGGACAGCCTGGTGACATTATCGCCCTGTTCGGTGTTGATTGTGCATCAGGAGACACTTTCTGCGGCGGCGGACTCAACTATGCAATGACTTCAATGTTCGTTCCTGAACCTGTTATTTCAGAAGCCATTACACCTGTTAACAAGTCAGATGCAGCCAACATGTCAAAGGCTCTCAACAGATTTACAAAGGAAGACCCGACATTCCAGACTTACGTTGATCCTGAATCAAACCAGACAATCATCAAGGGAATGGGTGAGCTTCACCTTGCAGTTTATGTAGAACGCATGAAGCGTGAATACAAGTGCGAAGTTGTAGTTTCACAGCCAGAAGTAGCATACCGCGAATCAATCACACAGCGCGCAGACTTCAACTACACACACAAGAAGCAGACTGGTGGTTCCGGACAGTACGGCCGCGTAGCCGGATTCATGGAGCCTATTTCTGACAAGGACTACGAGTTCGTAGACGCAATCAAGGGAGGAGCAATTCCTAACGAATACATTCCTTCCTGCGACAAGGGATTCAAAAAAGCTCTCGAAAAGGGTTCACTTATCGGTGCACCTGTTGTCGGCGTAAGATGTACAATCAATGATGGACAGTACCACCCTGTTGACTCTTCAGATATCGCTTTCCAGACTGCTGCTATCGGAGCATTCCGTGAAGGATACTCAAAGGCAAAACCTGTTATTCTTGAGCCTATCATGAAGGTTCAGCTTGCAGGACCTGCTGAATTCCAGGGAAATATGTTTGGTCTTATAAACCAGCGCCGCGGTGTTATCATTGACTCTTCTGATGAAGCCGGAAACTCAACTGTCAACGCAGAAGTTCCTCTTTCAGAAATGTTCGGATTCTCAACAATTCTCCGCTCTTCTACACAGGGAAAGGCAGAATTCACAATGGAATTCGAAAAGTACGGAAAGGTTCCTAACGCTGTTGCAGACGAGCTTATCAAGGCTTATGCAGAAAAGCGCAAGGCCGGATTGGCAAAATAA
- a CDS encoding diguanylate cyclase, producing MKFLKKTAHILFDTFNETGLVGRYGGDEFQVFIKGAQKREKIESVMVKLYKSLEEMNLHCSAGVAFVNAKEFSFNEMFSRADDALYWCKKNGRSKYKFHEDFKKEY from the coding sequence ATGAAATTCTTAAAAAAAACGGCACATATTCTTTTTGACACGTTTAATGAAACCGGACTTGTAGGACGCTACGGCGGTGATGAATTCCAGGTGTTTATTAAAGGTGCGCAGAAGAGGGAAAAGATAGAAAGCGTTATGGTAAAACTGTATAAATCCCTTGAAGAGATGAATCTTCACTGCAGTGCCGGAGTTGCCTTTGTCAATGCAAAAGAATTTTCATTCAACGAAATGTTCAGCCGTGCAGATGATGCCCTTTACTGGTGTAAGAAAAACGGCAGAAGCAAATACAAATTCCACGAAGATTTCAAGAAAGAATATTAA
- a CDS encoding sensor domain-containing diguanylate cyclase — translation MNTVEDSNYEYQIKAYLDAIRCFGENTDDYLYVYEIRKNRLWFSGNAIREKYNLLKDGKEYCSLDEWFSIVYPPDIKFLKESTVSRRWNKKNTYNINYRILDKDKNPIWVNNRGKLRFDEAGKPLVLVGRVSDVVLKQMVDPLTNLFNKTKLLEDGKNAQNSGIRGYFLLVGIDDLRKINIKYGWDYGNRIIMHVAETLNELSQGKYGVYRMDGDCLAVRLVNATKEETQNFFDEAQKILSLTCTISGGSAEFKNKKGEAENAYQYAEEALSKSKKVSKAMLQFFSEEDYKKKIADTLLLDELNQSVKNGFRGFSLCYQPQIKSSVYDLFGAEALLRYNSPSVGRQMPDRFIPMLENSGLIYPVGLWVLETALKQCAVWRKNSPKFHISVNVSYVQLKNSHITRDVLDKLYASGLPGSALTIEITESMQLQDYEHFNEIVSAWKEEGIEISVDDFGTGYSSLAYLKNLAVDEIKIDKSFVSKVYTNTYNYLLLKNMMDLADSTQIRVCCEGVEDDKELQVLEELNPFLFQGYLFSKPCEKKDFEKLFFNGDNSEYKELRKKISGIQKKNFDRFLNFKPLEVLKATEVGLWIMRIDKKAGVYEMYADETMRHVMGASDKNLSPEEYYQFWYSRINSGYYTYVLESLDRMAHDGSIVQFQYTWIHPELGDVLVRGTGARIEDSDGMVCLQGYHGMINNLVRPEFIEKAVMAESFDYDENRGMIYFHSQRSLLAGEEIHEGNFPESWINKKIVHPHFASDFRKIFIGVDKKDNFDDMELMLKTKHGDYGWFKLSARHLGLSEDEKSSLFVQLVQEDNERLVNLENMRIKDFYMASLSDSIAYAELDMECGWIQELGGLWQKLENEFEGKVDNLLQYLSDKRNECAGEDSYIGVEKEYSGEGLRKFIESETDKKTRFVIYKSIIEGNERWVKLVIHTFKDNFSGSVYALLCLKDVDERIKNEIVLKEVAEKDSLTHLLNRKSFEKHIDGYLDFAGRSGEGVYILFDIDYFKSINDKFGHLKGDEILKKNGTYSF, via the coding sequence ATGAATACAGTAGAAGATTCTAACTATGAATATCAGATAAAGGCGTATCTTGATGCAATACGTTGTTTCGGTGAAAATACCGATGACTATCTGTATGTCTATGAGATAAGAAAAAATCGTCTCTGGTTTTCGGGTAATGCCATAAGGGAAAAATACAATCTGCTGAAAGATGGCAAAGAGTATTGTTCCCTTGATGAATGGTTTTCCATTGTCTATCCCCCGGATATTAAATTCCTTAAGGAATCTACTGTTTCGCGCCGGTGGAATAAAAAAAACACTTATAACATCAACTACAGGATACTTGATAAAGATAAAAATCCAATCTGGGTAAATAACCGCGGAAAACTCCGTTTTGATGAAGCTGGAAAACCTCTTGTACTGGTTGGACGTGTGTCAGATGTTGTCCTCAAGCAGATGGTGGATCCCCTGACTAATCTTTTTAACAAGACCAAACTTCTTGAAGACGGGAAAAATGCACAGAATTCCGGAATCAGGGGTTATTTTCTTCTTGTAGGAATTGACGATTTAAGAAAGATAAACATAAAGTACGGCTGGGACTACGGTAACAGAATAATTATGCATGTTGCAGAAACGCTTAATGAATTGTCACAGGGAAAGTACGGGGTTTACCGCATGGACGGCGACTGTTTGGCAGTAAGGCTAGTAAATGCGACAAAAGAGGAAACCCAAAATTTTTTTGACGAAGCCCAGAAAATTCTTTCACTGACCTGTACAATTTCGGGCGGTTCTGCGGAATTCAAAAACAAAAAAGGCGAAGCAGAAAATGCCTACCAGTATGCAGAAGAAGCTCTTTCCAAGTCAAAAAAAGTTTCAAAGGCAATGCTTCAGTTCTTTTCTGAAGAAGACTATAAGAAAAAAATCGCCGACACTCTTCTTCTTGATGAATTGAACCAGAGTGTAAAAAACGGCTTCAGGGGATTTTCCCTTTGTTACCAACCGCAGATTAAATCTTCTGTCTATGATTTGTTCGGTGCAGAAGCCCTTTTGAGATACAATTCCCCCTCTGTCGGAAGACAGATGCCTGACCGCTTTATTCCGATGCTGGAAAATTCCGGTCTTATTTATCCTGTCGGGCTTTGGGTACTGGAAACTGCCCTTAAACAGTGCGCAGTATGGAGGAAAAACAGCCCCAAATTCCATATAAGTGTAAACGTTTCCTATGTTCAGCTTAAAAATTCGCATATTACACGGGATGTGCTTGATAAACTTTATGCATCAGGTCTTCCCGGAAGTGCGCTTACAATAGAAATTACAGAATCAATGCAGCTTCAGGATTATGAACACTTTAACGAAATTGTTTCTGCCTGGAAAGAAGAGGGAATAGAAATTTCTGTAGATGATTTTGGAACAGGCTATTCTTCACTTGCTTATTTGAAAAATCTTGCAGTTGATGAAATTAAAATAGACAAAAGTTTTGTTTCAAAAGTTTATACGAATACATATAATTACCTGCTTCTGAAAAACATGATGGACCTTGCAGACTCAACACAGATTCGTGTATGTTGCGAAGGTGTCGAAGATGACAAGGAACTTCAGGTACTCGAAGAACTGAACCCGTTTTTATTCCAGGGATATCTCTTTTCAAAACCCTGCGAAAAGAAAGACTTCGAAAAACTCTTTTTTAACGGTGACAATTCTGAATACAAGGAATTACGGAAGAAAATCAGCGGCATCCAGAAAAAGAATTTTGACCGTTTTTTGAATTTCAAACCGCTTGAAGTTCTTAAGGCTACAGAAGTGGGACTTTGGATAATGCGCATTGACAAAAAAGCCGGGGTTTACGAAATGTATGCCGACGAAACAATGCGCCATGTTATGGGAGCGTCAGACAAAAATCTTTCTCCCGAAGAATATTATCAGTTTTGGTATTCGCGCATAAATTCCGGTTACTACACATATGTTCTGGAGTCGCTGGACAGGATGGCCCATGACGGAAGTATTGTTCAGTTCCAGTACACATGGATTCACCCTGAACTCGGAGATGTTCTTGTACGCGGAACAGGAGCCAGAATAGAAGACAGCGACGGAATGGTTTGTCTTCAAGGCTACCACGGTATGATAAACAATCTTGTTCGGCCGGAATTTATAGAAAAGGCTGTAATGGCCGAATCTTTTGACTACGATGAAAACCGCGGAATGATTTACTTTCATTCACAGAGAAGCCTTCTTGCAGGTGAAGAAATCCACGAAGGAAACTTTCCTGAGTCCTGGATTAATAAAAAGATTGTTCATCCCCATTTTGCCAGTGACTTCAGAAAAATTTTTATCGGCGTAGACAAAAAAGATAATTTTGACGATATGGAACTTATGCTCAAAACCAAGCATGGTGATTACGGCTGGTTCAAACTTTCTGCCAGGCATCTTGGACTTTCTGAAGATGAAAAGAGTTCTTTGTTTGTGCAGCTTGTTCAGGAAGATAACGAAAGGCTTGTAAATCTTGAAAATATGCGCATCAAGGACTTTTACATGGCAAGTCTTTCGGACTCAATTGCCTATGCCGAGCTTGACATGGAATGCGGATGGATTCAGGAACTTGGTGGTCTCTGGCAAAAATTGGAAAATGAATTTGAAGGAAAGGTAGACAATCTTCTTCAGTATCTTTCTGACAAAAGAAATGAATGTGCAGGCGAAGATTCTTATATTGGAGTAGAAAAAGAATATTCCGGTGAAGGTCTGCGCAAGTTTATTGAAAGTGAAACCGACAAAAAGACACGCTTCGTTATCTACAAAAGCATAATAGAGGGAAACGAACGCTGGGTAAAACTGGTTATTCATACCTTTAAGGATAATTTTTCTGGAAGTGTATATGCCCTTCTTTGCCTTAAGGATGTAGATGAGCGCATAAAAAATGAAATTGTTCTTAAGGAAGTTGCAGAAAAAGATTCCCTGACGCATCTTTTGAACAGAAAATCTTTTGAAAAGCACATTGACGGTTATCTGGATTTTGCCGGACGTTCAGGAGAAGGCGTTTACATTCTGTTTGATATAGACTACTTTAAGAGCATAAACGATAAATTTGGACACCTTAAGGGAGATGAAATTCTTAAAAAAAACGGCACATATTCTTTTTGA
- a CDS encoding ATPase domain-containing protein, producing the protein MAKQELFERSPIRAFDEATNGGLKAGELGLVTAKKGLGKTSVLVQFGMDTLLNGKQLVHVSFDQHSENVISWYDGIYNEISKKKTIANAADVKDQIVRNRTILNFNQDNFNLEKVVNTLNALKAGGIAVAGVVIDGVDFSKVKEADIQAVASYAKATKTRVWISATAEGDKLEDSAPKALLEYFTAVIHLVSKSSVTQVSILKMGKKTDLESTLKLDSKTLLITNI; encoded by the coding sequence ATGGCAAAACAGGAACTTTTTGAGCGCAGTCCTATCCGCGCATTTGATGAAGCTACAAACGGTGGACTCAAGGCTGGAGAACTCGGACTTGTTACTGCAAAGAAGGGTCTCGGAAAGACATCCGTTCTGGTTCAGTTTGGAATGGACACTCTTCTGAATGGAAAACAGCTTGTTCACGTTTCATTTGACCAGCACAGCGAAAATGTCATTTCCTGGTACGACGGAATCTACAACGAGATTTCAAAGAAAAAGACTATCGCAAATGCAGCAGATGTAAAGGATCAGATTGTACGCAACCGCACAATCCTTAACTTTAATCAGGATAACTTTAATCTTGAAAAGGTTGTCAACACACTTAACGCACTTAAAGCCGGCGGAATCGCTGTTGCAGGTGTAGTTATTGACGGTGTAGACTTCTCTAAAGTTAAGGAAGCAGACATTCAGGCTGTTGCAAGCTATGCAAAAGCTACAAAGACAAGAGTCTGGATCAGTGCAACTGCAGAAGGAGACAAACTTGAGGATTCAGCTCCCAAGGCTCTTCTCGAATACTTCACTGCAGTAATTCATCTTGTTTCCAAGAGTTCTGTAACACAGGTAAGCATCCTTAAGATGGGCAAAAAGACGGACCTTGAGTCCACGCTTAAGCTTGATTCAAAGACGCTTCTTATTACAAACATCTAA
- the gpmI gene encoding 2,3-bisphosphoglycerate-independent phosphoglycerate mutase — protein sequence MSETVKPDTMHALQKNPNWKGRRGPVVLVIMDGVGYGKYEEGDAVKASRMKYLDWLTANAPHTRLKAHGTAVGLPSDADMGNSEVGHNAMGCGRVFAQGAKLVSNAITSGSMFKADTWKKLVSNVNTKNTTLHFIGLVSDGNVHSHIDHLKAMITEANKEGVKSVRVHALLDGRDVDPTSALTYITPLEEFLASFKDCDYRIASGGGRMYLTMDRYNADWSMVERGWKAHVLGEGRAFASATEAIETYRKEVPGILDQDMHEFIISKDGKPVGTINDGDSVIYFNFRGDRALEMTAAFETPADAEFSHFDRKRVPAVEYAGMMEYDGDLHIPAQYLVSPPSIDRTMGEYLTKSGVSLMAISETQKYGHVTYFFNGNKLGKFDEKLEDYIEIKSDVVPFEQRPWMKCAEITDKVVEAIKSGKYDHIRLNFPNGDMVGHTGVFNAVVCSMEGMDLQLGRIRDAIKEAGGIMCVTADHGNSDDMFEHAKDGSVKKNADGEPKAKTSHSLNPVPGIIYDPEYKGEYDNTKLNEGLGISSWPATIMELMGFVPPTDYDKSMINLK from the coding sequence ATGTCTGAAACAGTAAAACCCGACACAATGCACGCATTACAGAAGAACCCCAACTGGAAAGGCCGCCGCGGTCCTGTAGTTCTTGTTATCATGGACGGTGTAGGATACGGTAAATATGAAGAAGGAGATGCAGTAAAGGCATCTAGAATGAAATATCTGGACTGGCTCACAGCCAATGCACCACACACACGGCTTAAGGCACACGGAACAGCAGTAGGACTTCCTTCAGATGCAGACATGGGAAACAGCGAAGTAGGTCACAACGCAATGGGCTGCGGACGTGTTTTTGCCCAGGGTGCAAAGCTTGTTTCAAACGCAATCACTTCAGGTTCAATGTTCAAGGCAGATACCTGGAAAAAGCTTGTATCCAATGTAAATACAAAGAACACTACCCTTCACTTTATTGGTCTTGTTTCTGACGGTAACGTTCACTCACACATAGACCACCTCAAGGCAATGATTACAGAAGCAAACAAAGAAGGAGTAAAGTCTGTTCGCGTACATGCACTTCTTGACGGACGCGACGTTGACCCGACTTCTGCACTTACATACATCACACCGCTCGAAGAATTTCTTGCTTCTTTCAAAGACTGCGACTACAGAATTGCTTCAGGCGGAGGAAGAATGTACCTTACCATGGACAGATACAATGCTGACTGGAGCATGGTAGAAAGAGGATGGAAGGCACATGTTCTTGGCGAAGGAAGGGCGTTTGCATCTGCAACAGAAGCCATCGAAACATACCGCAAGGAAGTTCCCGGCATTCTTGATCAGGACATGCACGAATTCATTATTTCAAAAGACGGAAAGCCAGTCGGAACAATCAACGACGGTGACAGTGTAATTTACTTTAACTTCCGCGGAGACAGAGCTCTTGAAATGACAGCAGCTTTCGAAACTCCCGCAGATGCAGAATTCAGCCACTTTGACAGAAAGAGAGTTCCGGCAGTTGAATATGCAGGAATGATGGAATACGACGGAGACCTTCATATTCCGGCACAGTATCTTGTTTCACCGCCGTCAATTGACAGAACAATGGGTGAATACCTTACAAAGTCAGGTGTTTCTCTCATGGCAATTTCCGAGACACAGAAGTACGGTCACGTAACTTACTTCTTTAACGGAAACAAACTCGGCAAGTTCGACGAAAAGCTCGAAGACTACATCGAAATCAAGTCTGACGTAGTACCTTTTGAGCAGCGTCCGTGGATGAAATGTGCAGAAATCACAGACAAGGTAGTTGAAGCCATAAAGAGCGGAAAATACGACCACATAAGACTCAACTTCCCCAACGGAGACATGGTAGGACACACTGGTGTTTTCAATGCCGTTGTCTGTTCAATGGAAGGAATGGATCTTCAGCTTGGAAGAATCCGTGATGCAATCAAGGAAGCCGGCGGAATTATGTGTGTAACTGCAGACCACGGTAACAGTGACGATATGTTCGAGCACGCAAAAGACGGAAGCGTAAAGAAAAACGCAGACGGTGAACCAAAGGCAAAAACAAGCCACAGCCTTAACCCTGTTCCCGGAATCATTTATGATCCTGAATACAAGGGCGAATATGACAATACAAAACTTAACGAAGGTCTTGGAATCTCTTCATGGCCGGCAACAATTATGGAACTCATGGGCTTCGTACCGCCGACAGACTATGACAAGAGCATGATTAACCTTAAGTAA